Proteins from one Acidimicrobiia bacterium genomic window:
- a CDS encoding glycosyltransferase family 2 protein has translation MVTQEPIFHIEDIETVVDNQWQVVGENPAILLDPTTQPIGWTKILFVYQSEPSIMLNPVLSFYKNGERTRIRLDRDKQGLVSHVVKLPPEAIDLRIELLGVRGRFTMGRAEFQNLTRKKSFLAVLLQAIRSWRALAKTPKGVPGGGVAGRTLRYVKRNGIRALVIRLKQAFGQGVGAELLAGRRLADYEALCHGWSLHKEDFERIKSKITEIDEPPIISVVMPVYNPPEKWLRQAIESVLDQAYPYWELCIANDASTQSHVAEVLNEYAHADNRIKVVRREKNGHISAASNSALELAAGKWVALLDHDDVLHPAALFCLADQINKQPNVQFIYTDEDKIDENGVHFQPHFKPDLNKTLLRSQNYVNHFVAVERLRLEKSGRFRSEFDGAQDYDLFLRCTEKLSPEQIAHIPLPLYSWRTTKGSTSADAGAKTYAEKAGRQAVETHLLRLGIKAEVTIGAAPTTYRVKYELPSERPMVSVVIPTRDGVSHLRKCLASLEEHTTYPNYEVVIVDNGSAERETLDFLKSQAQNPQISILRFPGEFNYSAINNAGVNAAKGSIVCLLNDDTEATTSGWLSEMVGQLWQPEVGVVGAKLLYPDQTIQHAGVVTGIGGFAGHGHKHATRSDHGYFARLTVAHEVGAVTGACLLTTRKLWDQIGGLDAENFKIAFNDVDYCLRARQAGYKVIWTPYAELLHHESKSRGLDLSPEKKERLNKEGQALQARWGEQLLLDPAYSPNLSLDTERFELADKPRFSPPWAPARSS, from the coding sequence TTGGTCACTCAAGAACCCATTTTTCACATTGAAGACATTGAAACTGTTGTCGACAATCAATGGCAGGTAGTGGGAGAAAACCCGGCGATTCTTTTAGACCCAACCACACAACCAATCGGCTGGACCAAAATTCTTTTTGTTTACCAAAGCGAACCGTCCATCATGTTGAACCCGGTGCTTTCGTTTTACAAAAACGGTGAACGGACGCGCATCCGACTTGACCGAGATAAGCAAGGGCTCGTCAGCCATGTAGTGAAGTTGCCCCCTGAAGCAATCGACCTACGCATTGAACTCCTCGGGGTGCGTGGCCGCTTCACCATGGGCCGGGCAGAGTTTCAAAACCTGACTCGAAAAAAATCTTTCTTGGCTGTTCTGTTACAAGCGATCCGGTCATGGCGAGCATTGGCAAAAACCCCCAAGGGTGTCCCGGGTGGAGGAGTAGCGGGTCGTACCCTTCGTTACGTCAAACGAAATGGCATCCGTGCACTGGTTATTCGCCTCAAACAAGCTTTTGGGCAAGGAGTGGGAGCAGAACTCTTGGCCGGGCGCCGCCTGGCAGACTATGAGGCACTTTGCCACGGTTGGAGCCTCCACAAAGAAGACTTTGAGCGTATAAAAAGCAAAATAACCGAAATAGATGAGCCACCGATTATCTCGGTAGTGATGCCGGTCTATAACCCACCAGAAAAATGGTTACGCCAAGCCATTGAATCCGTGCTTGACCAGGCTTACCCCTATTGGGAACTCTGCATAGCTAACGATGCCTCAACCCAGAGCCACGTGGCTGAAGTACTCAACGAATATGCCCATGCTGATAACCGAATAAAAGTAGTACGTCGAGAAAAAAATGGCCACATTTCTGCGGCGAGCAATTCAGCGCTAGAACTGGCCGCGGGCAAGTGGGTGGCTTTACTTGATCATGACGATGTGCTTCACCCAGCAGCCTTGTTTTGCCTCGCCGACCAAATAAACAAACAGCCCAACGTTCAGTTTATTTATACCGATGAAGACAAAATTGATGAAAACGGTGTGCATTTTCAACCACACTTCAAACCCGACTTAAACAAGACGCTGTTGCGGAGCCAAAACTATGTAAACCATTTTGTTGCCGTAGAACGCCTACGGCTAGAAAAATCCGGACGTTTTCGCTCAGAGTTTGATGGAGCACAAGATTATGATCTTTTTTTGCGCTGCACTGAAAAACTTTCACCAGAGCAAATAGCCCACATCCCGCTCCCCCTTTACAGTTGGCGAACCACCAAAGGCTCCACATCCGCCGATGCAGGAGCAAAAACTTATGCAGAAAAAGCCGGCAGACAAGCAGTGGAAACCCATTTGCTTCGCCTCGGCATAAAAGCCGAAGTAACCATTGGTGCGGCTCCCACCACTTATCGAGTGAAGTACGAACTGCCTTCAGAGCGCCCCATGGTTTCGGTGGTCATTCCGACTCGTGACGGGGTCAGCCATTTACGCAAGTGCCTGGCCAGCCTTGAAGAACACACCACCTATCCCAACTACGAAGTGGTGATCGTCGACAATGGGAGCGCCGAAAGGGAGACTCTAGATTTTTTGAAATCCCAAGCCCAAAACCCCCAAATAAGCATTTTGAGGTTTCCCGGAGAGTTCAACTACTCAGCCATAAACAATGCTGGAGTAAATGCAGCAAAAGGGAGCATTGTTTGCCTGCTCAACGATGACACCGAAGCCACAACCAGCGGATGGTTGTCCGAAATGGTGGGGCAACTCTGGCAACCAGAAGTCGGGGTAGTCGGAGCAAAGCTGCTTTACCCCGACCAAACCATTCAACACGCTGGAGTAGTAACGGGCATCGGTGGCTTTGCTGGCCACGGACACAAACACGCCACTCGCTCCGATCATGGTTACTTCGCACGGCTTACTGTGGCCCACGAAGTCGGAGCAGTAACGGGCGCTTGTTTGTTAACCACCCGAAAACTCTGGGATCAAATTGGAGGCCTAGACGCGGAAAACTTCAAAATAGCTTTCAACGATGTCGACTACTGTTTACGGGCGCGTCAAGCCGGCTACAAAGTGATTTGGACGCCTTACGCCGAATTACTCCACCACGAATCAAAATCACGAGGGCTTGATCTGTCCCCAGAAAAAAAAGAACGACTCAACAAAGAAGGCCAAGCCTTGCAGGCCCGGTGGGGAGAACAATTGCTTCTTGACCCGGCGTACAGTCCGAATCTTTCGTTAGACACCGAACGCTTTGAGTTAGCAGACAAGCCACGATTTTCCCCACCATGGGCTCCCGCCAGAAGTTCCTAA